GGATTTACTGCTTCATCcaatctgctgacacaccaacgagttcacaccgcAGAGAAGCAATTCACCTGCAAAGTGTGCAGGAAGAGATTTATTAATTCATCCAACTTGgtaacacaccagcgaattcacactggggagaagccgtttacctgctctgtgtgttggaagggatttattaattcatccaacttggtaacacaccagcgacttcacactggggagagaccattcacctgctctgtgtgtcggAAGGGATTTGTTAATTCATCCaacttgcagacacaccagcgacttcacactggggagcgaccattcacctgctctgtgtgtgggaagggatttgttaattcatccaacctgctgagacaccagcgagttcacagtaaggagaagccgtttacctgctccgtgtgtgggaaaggattcagcagTACATcctacctgcagaaacaccagcgagttcacaagtaattacaggggttggattctgctgattTTTGCTGCTCttgatcacatccaggactgaaccatggtcATTCTGACAGTGGGTGAAGTGGGAGGTCAGAAGGTTTCTCTGTGGGCTAGCCAGTCTTCCAATGTTCACTCCAGTGGGCTGATACTCTTTGagcgagagcacatttccactgaaatgatccaaagAAGCAGATGTAATACAttaattttatcctggatagtacataggaacataagaattagcAGAAGTAcacaattcggcccttcgagcctgctctactaTTCAATCAGATTGCGGCTGAtcttttcctggtctcaaatccaccttcccatctgttgcccatatcctttaatccattttaaaaatcagaaatatatctatctccttcaaaccatttaatgactgaaattccactgcactctggggcagtgagttccacaaattcacccagatccctctgtctgacgcagcttgaatctgctttccatttagataattgtcCTTTCCAATTTTACAGCCTTAATGGATAACCCCACActcatctacattaaactccatctgccacattttggcccaatctccgagactataatccatctgtaaaatctccaGGACCAAACTACTTAAGGAAGTGGTTTTGGAAACAGGAgattcattggtggtcattttccaaacttctttggactctggaattgttcctacagattggagggtagcgaatgtaatcccgctattcaaaaagggaggtagagagaaaaagggaactatagaccagtgagcctgacgtcagtagtagggaagttgctggggttcattatcaaggatttcatagcacagcatttggaaagcagtggtgtaatcggaCAAAATCAGCATGAATTTACAAaatgaaaatcatgtttgacaaatctactagaattctgttGAAGATGTGACTACTAGAGTTGACgatggagaaccggtggatgtggtttatttagactttcagaaggattCCAACAAGGTCTCTCAGAGCCGATTACTATATAAAATTCAGGTGcaagggggcggcatggtggcagagtggttagcactgctgcctcatggcgccgaagacccAGGTTTGATCGCAGGGGAAGCAGATTGTTCGATGAGTGGATGCAAATTGAGAGAAGTggatattcagcgagaccttggtgtcctcgtgcatcagtcactgaaagtaagtgtgcaggtacagcaggcagtaaagaaggcaaatggtatgttggccttcatagcgagaggatttgagtacaggaatagagatgttttactgcaattgtacagggcattggtgaggccacacctggagtattgtgtgcagatttggtgtcctcatctgaggaaggatgttcttgctgtggagggagtgcagcaaaggtttaccaggctgattcctgggatggcaggactaagtcagttcggattatattcattggagttcagaagagtgagaggagatttcatagaaacgtagaaaactcgaacaggattagacagggtagattcaaaaagaatgttcctgatgatggggGCGTCCACaattagggggtcatagtttgaggataaaggataaaccttttaggactgagatgaggagaaatttcttctcccagagaagGGTGAATCATTGTAACTCACTACCACAGAAAATATGGCCAAAATTGTGTGATTTCAAGGAAttggatatagttcttggggcttgcACTTCGTtaggaggaatcaaaaggcagattattGTCGAAATGGAGAGACTGCAagtgagtgaaggacagagggatcgaggtgttctcgtggatgaatcacaaaaagctagcaggcaggtCCAGGAAGTCGTTCAGACACCCGGTAGAGTTGGTGGTAGAGGGAGACTCGCGTGGAGGCTCGTCCTTCGGAAATCGACTTGTAAAAGCACAACCACCTTTCGGAAAAATTTTTAAAAACTGACTACTATGGGGCCAtggtagcgcaatggttagcacagatgcttcacagcgccagggtcccaagttcgattcccggcttgggtcactgtctgtgcgaagtctgcacattcttcccatgtctgcgtgggtttcctccgggtgctccggtttcctcccacggtccaaagatgtgcaggttaggtggattggccatgataaattgcccttgtgtcttaaaaaaaggttaggtggggtgactggattgcggggatagagtggaggtgtgggtttaggtagagtgctcttttcaagagccgatgcagactcaattggctgaatggcctcctgcactgtaaattctatgatacttgacAGACAAATACACAAACTTCAAGATAATGCCGAGAAAGGAGAAGAATAGAAAAGAAGCGGGCCGCACTTACTCCTGGGATTCCGAGGCTTCGCAGCACTCGGCGGGCTACAAGCTGGCGGGGGCGAGTCCTCCTTCTCCAACGCAGAACACACTGCTTACAGCCGATGACATCAGCCGTGTTGTAGCGGCTGAATTAGGAAAACCCCGTCAGGGTTTGGCAGAAGACCTGAAGAGGTCAGTGGATGAATCTCTTGCTCATATGTCCGTGAAAATCGAAAATATGGGCAAAATTCTAGAAGCACCTGGGCCCCAGTTTAAAAATATTGCgttgtatctgtaaaatctcagacaCTTTCGACCAGTGTATTAGTCAAAGGTTTTACCCAAATGTCTTTATTGTCGAGGCAAACAATATAAAATCAAACCAACTTTATTTAACAATATTTACCCTTAAATTAACCCAATAACATTTATTAAAGATTTCCAAGATTGGTTATACTACCCGTAAATATGACTCCGGTTGAGCCGTGGGTTTGATTCTCTTGAGTCTTTCAGGTCCGTCGTTGTGAAGTTGGGACTCGCTGGCTGCTTCCTTTTGCCTCTGATCAGACGTCTCGATTGTCTCTGCGTGGAGTCTTCGCCGCTGGTGTGTTTTGGGACATCTATctttgtccccctctctccccacatttCTAGAAACAtctctggcttccggccaatgagATCTCGAGAGGGGGACCCAACACCCAATGGGTTTCTTGATGTCTGGGTGATAGGACACCGGGGCCCGCCCCAAGTGTCCATCTCCAGTGGTGCTGCTGTATAGAACCTGTTGCCACAAGCTAACGGCAGGAACTCTGGGTGCCCGAGAGTCTGGCTCGGTCTGGGCTACCCAAAACAAATCGGTGTGCATTAAAGGATCAATGATATCCTGATGTTTATTGACAGGGCAGctccagacatgttctggcagttTGTCTGTGGGTCGTGTATTTGACTTTGGCCAAGTCCaaattcccatcagcctgccacAATCACAGCGATCGGATTTCTTCATTTGAAACCAGTCTATCATCAGTGGTGGAAATTAATAACAGTCTGAGGGCTAAGTTGAATGACTTAGAAAATCGTTCATGGAGGCAAAAGACACGATCGTGGTTGTGACTGAGGGGACGGCAGGCAACCCCTTCAGGGAATATTTCACCAACATGATTTCCAAAATGGTGGGTGAACATGTGGTCCCCccccctgtagaagccaggtatttcgaatacaactagtataggtaaaagatagctgtttaagtataAATATTGAGCCcccgttttaaatacccatttatacagcatagttcacttttactgaggtccgttgttctggcaaatgcatattttcagagttagtatgacattaaaacagcacagttgcaagataatttgacactgcttgtgctaattgtcaaggagagggactgaataccacagcaacatgaaggcaccattgttcagaatgcagataacagctgggtcagaaaagctaatgttgcacattgaagatggacggcttgccatcaaatcaaatgtgtttgagtctaacccaaaccaattaggattatattggggtgtgattagatgacttaagacagatatgaaagtgtataactgaaaagtctcCGCCCGCCATTTTTGTGTTGTCTTTGGGGtgtagtgtctttgtgttgtgttgtctttctgttagtttagtgttttttgcctttgattctagtctccattttagagatgtcttttgggggttctgtcagtctaccagtctgtgtcagtgatgttagtccacttttgactttgagtttagctgaagattagctttctctctctcttcatgtttcattgccagactttgaccgtttaaaagttactttcgagctgtctgcctaagcaaggaaagataatgtctgtaattctctgaaagcttcgaattgtctacgaattgccttttaaatgactttcaaattgtaatcaagcgactacaaataaaataattctttttggcacctgaggagtttatactgcaaatttctgctgagttccagtattcgcaaagtgttactgataaccgaatagcagagataatataaattccttcaactatacacagtcgaataatacaaggaatcgaacaacttggcatagtccagaaatattacaaatcttacaacttgtcgtattacgccaggactttgattcatcaactaagcttcccccaaacttggcgtagttcgacaggttaagatcccataaattaaagatttttacattttggcgtagtcaggcagaaggggggagtactgaacgaccttcggaggcccaggtgacgacggaaagcttcgaagataatcggaggaggtccggaaccttcgggaagcttcggagataatcggaggaggcccagaagacagccggaacccacggctagactagggtaagaaatatctttttcacccattaaaagtcttaaagccgcatcaatcagtacttcgacccttgaaaagaacattttttatagactgtgttaaataaatcaagtgccagccgTTCAGACTAACATAGatgtgactggaagattagtcactgcagtaactaaaataaaacggcagtcagcgatcaagaaaagttatggctgatccaaatcaaagtgtaaactcagagcctttagcaggcagaaaattactccccactacatccaaggggggggggggggctggaataccagatgtttctgttgaagatatgttgggggattttcgatctttcattcgtagacaatttggactgtctgaagttgctacaaaaattgaaacaaaatatgatatccccaaaggacagtggtcccttgataatatcaagaaggcatggggtaagaccacacggttaaacggtggaagacgtatgaaatggtcttttgcagtaatcgcacagctccaaaaacatcaagagacaattgcaaaaactaaatttgatcatgagtataggtccactaaagaccaactaattgcagttgttgaagaattgcgagatgcaaaatccaaacttgagcatta
This portion of the Scyliorhinus torazame isolate Kashiwa2021f chromosome 5, sScyTor2.1, whole genome shotgun sequence genome encodes:
- the LOC140421845 gene encoding uncharacterized protein, whose product is MGKPWKCGVSGKEFIFPSALETHRRTHTRERLFICSQCGKGFTASSNLLTHQRVRTGETPFTCSVCREGFVDSSRRLTHQRVHAEEKPFTSMCGKGFSNSSNLLTHQRVQTEEKPFTCSVFEKGFTASSNLLTHQRVHTAEKQFTCKVCRKRFINSSNLVTHQRIHTGEKPFTCSVCWKGFINSSNLVTHQRLHTGERPFTCSVCRKGFVNSSNLQTHQRLHTGERPFTCSVCGKGFVNSSNLLRHQRVHSKEKPFTCSVCGKGFSSTSYLQKHQRVHK